TCTCCCCGCCCTGCTCCTCCTCGCCCTCGCGGCCTGCGGCGGCGATGCGCGGCCGTCGCGCGACGCGGCGGCATCCAGCGATTCGGCGCGGTACGGGGGGACGCTGGTGATCGGGTACGCGAGCGACGTCGGCGACGTCAGCCCGCTGACGTGGCAGGTGCAGAACGCGCTGTACATGCAGCAGTTCGTGCTCTTCACCCCGCTCATCACCTACGACGAGAAGCTGCAGCCGATCCCCCGGCTGGCCAGGAGCTGGGAGGTGAACGCCGATACCACGCTGCTCACCTTTTACCTGCGCGACGACGTCTGGTGGCAGGACGGCGTGCGCACCAGCGCGTACGACGTGAAGTTCAGCTACGACCTGGCCCGCGATC
Above is a window of Longimicrobium sp. DNA encoding:
- a CDS encoding ABC transporter substrate-binding protein; the protein is MRCSLPALLLLALAACGGDARPSRDAAASSDSARYGGTLVIGYASDVGDVSPLTWQVQNALYMQQFVLFTPLITYDEKLQPIPRLARSWEVNADTTLLTFYLRDDVWWQDGVRTSAYDVKFSYDLARD